The Peribacillus sp. FSL P2-0133 genome has a segment encoding these proteins:
- a CDS encoding nucleotidyltransferase: MKACGLVVEYNPFHNGHVLHARESREKTGADVVVAVMSGPFLQRGEPAIVSKWTRAEMALNGGIDLVIELPYAFATQKAEIFAKGSISLLESLGCDSFCFGSEDGRIEPFITAHRILSDNSAAFDAAIKSAMDAGNSYPASAAQAYRSIINGDAGLDLTKPNNILGKEYVSAALSNGYSIRPYTIQRVAAGYHETKLSKDPIASATGIRKAIHEHQELNSVSSYIPQPTMNGLEQYLKHYHALHDWEMYWPMLKYRILSSSLTDLAGIYEIEEGIEHRIKEMAKQSSSFSGFMAALKTKRYTWTRLQRMCVHILTHTLKEQVIHNDQPAYIRLLGMNGRGQDYLRTVKKGLPLPLISKLSSYQKQDIDTDLRAARVYALGLSEPYQAALMKREYESPIIFK; this comes from the coding sequence ATGAAAGCTTGCGGTTTAGTAGTCGAATATAACCCTTTTCACAATGGACATGTTTTACATGCAAGAGAAAGTAGAGAAAAAACAGGGGCAGATGTTGTGGTCGCTGTTATGAGCGGACCCTTCTTACAGCGTGGCGAGCCCGCTATCGTCAGCAAGTGGACACGTGCCGAAATGGCCTTGAACGGCGGCATAGATCTTGTCATTGAGCTACCCTATGCTTTCGCGACACAGAAGGCGGAAATATTTGCAAAAGGATCTATTTCTCTTTTGGAATCCCTTGGCTGTGACTCCTTTTGCTTTGGAAGCGAGGATGGCAGAATTGAACCATTCATCACTGCCCACAGAATTCTATCGGATAATTCCGCTGCATTCGATGCCGCAATTAAATCGGCTATGGATGCCGGTAATAGTTATCCGGCCAGTGCTGCCCAGGCTTATCGATCGATCATCAATGGTGATGCCGGATTGGATTTGACTAAGCCAAATAATATTCTTGGAAAGGAATATGTAAGTGCTGCACTTTCCAACGGCTACTCCATTCGCCCTTATACGATTCAAAGGGTCGCTGCCGGATACCATGAAACAAAGTTGTCCAAAGACCCTATTGCCAGTGCAACGGGGATACGAAAAGCCATCCATGAACACCAGGAGTTAAATTCTGTTTCCAGTTATATTCCTCAACCGACGATGAATGGTCTTGAGCAATATTTAAAGCACTACCATGCCTTGCATGACTGGGAAATGTATTGGCCCATGTTGAAATACCGAATCCTTTCTTCCTCTTTAACCGATTTAGCAGGGATATACGAAATTGAGGAAGGCATTGAACACCGGATAAAGGAGATGGCCAAACAATCTTCGAGCTTTTCTGGATTCATGGCAGCCCTGAAGACAAAACGCTACACTTGGACACGACTACAACGGATGTGTGTCCATATATTGACCCATACATTAAAGGAACAGGTGATTCACAATGACCAACCAGCCTATATCAGACTTCTTGGCATGAATGGCCGGGGACAAGATTATCTTCGCACTGTAAAAAAAGGCTTACCCCTCCCGCTCATCTCTAAACTTTCGTCCTATCAGAAACAGGATATCGATACGGACTTGCGAGCGGCACGGGTGTATGCATTGGGCTTGTCGGAACCATATCAAGCTGCATTGATGAAACGGGAATATGAATCTCCCATCATTTTCAAATGA
- a CDS encoding DUF177 domain-containing protein, whose translation MKWTISQLQKIRDKDLRFDELVDVLDIRERDPQIRDVSPIRVAGRADISSTEITFHLHLSGELTLPCSRTLVDVKYPIDIDTKETFLLKADGADFYGDDVTVVEGDVVDLIPVIKENLLLEIPMQVFCEDVDSNEAAPQSGKDWAVISEEENEHKVDPRFAKLADFFDNNKES comes from the coding sequence TTGAAATGGACGATTAGTCAACTTCAAAAAATTCGGGACAAAGATTTACGGTTTGATGAACTGGTGGATGTCTTGGACATTAGAGAAAGAGACCCGCAAATTCGCGATGTTTCTCCGATCAGAGTAGCAGGAAGAGCTGATATCAGCTCGACCGAGATTACTTTTCACTTGCATCTTTCAGGTGAATTAACATTACCTTGCTCCCGTACACTGGTAGACGTTAAATATCCGATTGATATTGATACAAAGGAAACCTTTCTTTTAAAGGCAGATGGCGCTGATTTCTACGGAGATGATGTCACTGTTGTGGAAGGTGATGTTGTAGACCTAATACCGGTAATTAAAGAAAATTTATTGCTAGAAATTCCGATGCAGGTTTTTTGTGAGGATGTCGATTCGAACGAAGCTGCTCCTCAATCCGGAAAAGACTGGGCTGTTATTTCTGAAGAGGAAAATGAGCATAAGGTTGATCCGAGATTTGCAAAGCTTGCCGACTTTTTTGACAACAATAAAGAATCTTGA
- the rpmF gene encoding 50S ribosomal protein L32: protein MAVPFRRTSKTVKRKRRTHFKLQVPGMVECPSCGGMTLSHHVCKECGTYKGKEVVAK from the coding sequence ATGGCTGTACCTTTTAGAAGAACGTCGAAAACTGTAAAAAGAAAACGTCGTACGCACTTCAAGCTTCAAGTACCTGGTATGGTAGAATGCCCGAGCTGTGGTGGAATGACTCTTTCACATCACGTTTGTAAAGAATGTGGAACATATAAAGGAAAAGAAGTTGTCGCAAAATAA
- a CDS encoding enoyl-CoA hydratase/isomerase family protein has translation MDQVIEVEKDKRGFMKLLFNRPEKRNAVNYQLMDELELILSEAAYDDEVKLLVLTGAGSEAFCSGGDLREFQDLHTEEEAFAMLSKMGEILYKLAVFPKPTIALINGSAFGGGCEIATACDFRLAKSEVKLGFVQGTLGITTGWGGASLLLEKIPEQKALKLLLDAKIHKAEEAKEFGFVDEIVGEGTDGWEMFAEDFLRHETGVLMAYKRLLVHKWQGSGLKGRMDAEIRECSKLWASDEHHAAVDRFLNKKK, from the coding sequence ATGGATCAGGTGATTGAAGTTGAAAAGGATAAACGCGGTTTCATGAAGCTCCTATTTAATAGACCGGAGAAAAGGAATGCCGTGAATTATCAATTGATGGACGAACTTGAGTTGATATTGTCAGAAGCTGCATACGATGATGAAGTTAAGTTGCTAGTCCTGACAGGGGCGGGATCTGAGGCATTCTGTTCAGGTGGGGATCTAAGGGAATTTCAGGATTTGCATACAGAAGAAGAGGCCTTTGCTATGTTATCGAAAATGGGTGAAATTCTGTATAAACTAGCAGTTTTCCCAAAACCAACAATAGCGCTCATCAATGGAAGTGCTTTCGGCGGTGGATGCGAAATAGCGACAGCTTGTGATTTCAGATTAGCAAAGAGTGAAGTCAAGCTAGGGTTTGTGCAAGGTACACTGGGAATAACGACAGGCTGGGGCGGAGCTTCACTTTTACTTGAAAAAATACCAGAGCAAAAAGCGCTAAAGCTATTATTGGATGCAAAAATACATAAAGCTGAGGAAGCAAAGGAATTTGGTTTCGTAGATGAGATAGTCGGAGAAGGTACGGATGGATGGGAAATGTTCGCAGAAGATTTTCTTCGCCATGAGACAGGGGTATTGATGGCCTATAAACGATTGCTGGTCCATAAATGGCAGGGGAGCGGGCTTAAAGGAAGAATGGATGCGGAAATCCGGGAATGTTCTAAACTGTGGGCGAGTGATGAGCATCATGCTGCTGTCGATCGTTTTTTAAATAAGAAAAAATAA
- a CDS encoding RsfA family transcriptional regulator, which translates to MTIARQDAWNHDEDLLLAEVVLRHIREGSTQLKAFEEVGKQLSRTSAACGFRWNSFVRKQYKSGIELAKKQRKEQVVNNPEMEMDSVAVAENVTIEEKTPEHEDKESITLQEVILYLTKMDEFFQLDNKEKERISERSLFLERENARLLEENVLLKENLKAVEEDYRALMQIMERARKLSVQEDEKTNPKVSFQMDKNGNLERVNK; encoded by the coding sequence ATGACGATTGCGAGACAAGATGCATGGAATCATGATGAGGATCTGTTGTTGGCTGAAGTGGTACTGAGGCATATACGAGAAGGCAGTACACAATTAAAGGCGTTTGAAGAAGTGGGGAAACAGTTATCGAGGACATCTGCTGCTTGTGGGTTCCGTTGGAATTCATTTGTAAGGAAGCAATATAAGTCTGGGATAGAGCTGGCGAAAAAACAAAGGAAAGAACAGGTAGTCAATAATCCTGAAATGGAAATGGATTCGGTTGCAGTGGCGGAGAATGTCACGATTGAAGAAAAAACGCCCGAGCATGAAGATAAAGAATCTATTACCCTTCAGGAAGTTATATTATATTTAACTAAAATGGATGAATTCTTTCAGCTTGATAATAAGGAAAAAGAACGGATTTCTGAGCGGTCCCTATTTCTTGAACGGGAAAATGCCCGATTATTGGAAGAGAATGTATTGCTTAAAGAAAACCTGAAAGCTGTTGAGGAAGATTACCGTGCGTTAATGCAGATTATGGAGCGCGCGAGAAAACTTAGTGTACAAGAGGACGAAAAGACTAATCCGAAGGTGAGTTTCCAAATGGATAAGAATGGTAATCTAGAAAGGGTCAATAAATAA
- a CDS encoding N-acetyltransferase, whose product MEYKVERLLVNFKTLEEFKKFKEYGIQELSMLDDLEGNIIENDSQSPFYGIFYGDKLVARMSLYKRSAKFDQYFDKSRDFLVLWKLEVLPNYQKKGYGSALVEFAKSLNTPIKTNPRVHSQDFWKKMGFSAVSYDLDRDLGENPLIWSPFDIQDNKEIDTQE is encoded by the coding sequence ATGGAATACAAGGTGGAACGATTACTTGTAAATTTTAAAACGCTTGAGGAATTCAAAAAATTCAAAGAATACGGGATACAGGAACTGTCAATGCTAGATGATTTAGAGGGTAACATCATCGAAAATGACAGCCAATCACCTTTTTACGGAATCTTTTATGGCGACAAACTTGTAGCCCGCATGAGCCTGTATAAAAGAAGTGCTAAATTCGACCAGTATTTTGACAAGTCTAGGGACTTTCTTGTTCTTTGGAAACTTGAAGTCCTGCCTAACTATCAGAAAAAAGGTTATGGAAGCGCTTTGGTCGAATTCGCCAAAAGCCTGAACACGCCTATCAAAACCAATCCAAGAGTTCATTCACAAGACTTTTGGAAAAAGATGGGTTTTTCTGCTGTTTCCTATGATTTGGACAGGGACCTCGGAGAAAACCCGCTGATTTGGAGCCCATTTGACATACAAGATAATAAAGAAATAGATACACAAGAATAA
- a CDS encoding 2-dehydropantoate 2-reductase, translating to MRIGIIGGGAIGLLFASYLSGKHSVTLYTHTADQASIIQRDGIRLIADGESRLLTGIISKGLDDGISDVDLLILAVKQYHLPQILPRIKGIQVPLLFLQNGYGHISYLKQLQSPTIYVGVVEHGALKHDGNTVEHTGHGITRIASFKGELEQLSLVNERIDHFPFAKSEDFHSMLIDKLLVNAVINPLTAILDVENGGLITNSYYYQLFQDLFEEISGILEVQNKDESFEHVKSVCMATAENRSSMLKDIENGRKTEIDAILGHILSEAKSKGKSDCLTSSLYMMVKGKESQGG from the coding sequence ATGAGAATTGGAATCATTGGGGGAGGGGCCATAGGGCTGCTGTTTGCATCTTATTTAAGTGGAAAACATAGTGTGACACTCTATACTCATACTGCGGATCAGGCGTCCATCATCCAACGTGATGGAATCCGTCTTATTGCGGATGGTGAAAGCAGGCTGCTGACAGGCATCATTTCCAAGGGCCTGGATGATGGGATATCGGATGTGGATCTTCTAATATTGGCCGTCAAGCAATATCATCTGCCGCAAATACTGCCTAGGATAAAAGGTATTCAGGTTCCATTGCTATTCTTGCAGAATGGCTATGGTCATATTTCTTATTTAAAGCAGCTTCAATCCCCGACCATATATGTGGGGGTAGTGGAGCATGGGGCATTGAAACATGACGGGAATACCGTGGAGCATACAGGGCACGGCATTACAAGGATCGCTTCCTTTAAAGGGGAACTTGAGCAACTATCGTTAGTGAATGAAAGGATCGATCATTTTCCTTTTGCGAAGAGCGAGGATTTTCACTCGATGCTGATCGATAAGCTTCTCGTTAATGCAGTGATAAACCCGTTAACGGCGATACTTGATGTGGAAAATGGCGGTTTAATCACTAACTCCTATTACTACCAATTATTTCAAGATCTTTTTGAAGAAATCTCCGGTATTTTGGAAGTTCAAAATAAGGATGAGTCTTTTGAACATGTGAAATCCGTTTGTATGGCAACTGCAGAAAATCGATCGTCAATGCTAAAAGATATAGAAAATGGCCGTAAAACGGAAATTGATGCTATTTTGGGTCATATCCTCTCGGAGGCAAAGAGTAAAGGGAAAAGTGATTGCCTGACATCTTCTCTATATATGATGGTCAAAGGAAAAGAGTCTCAGGGGGGATGA
- a CDS encoding DUF3397 domain-containing protein, translating into MPYVVSSLAAIFITLPFVGYLLFFISAKQFTGNHRRSVQFAMDMSTLLFILSVHYLIITIWDKQILWVIMLIMIINAFVVVLVHYKVKEEIIFHKVLKGFWRVNFAFFFVAYLLLFSIGIITSITKILTT; encoded by the coding sequence GTGCCGTACGTAGTTTCAAGCCTTGCCGCGATATTTATTACCTTGCCTTTCGTAGGGTATTTACTTTTTTTTATAAGTGCCAAACAATTCACTGGAAACCATAGGCGCTCCGTTCAATTTGCAATGGACATGAGTACGCTGCTGTTCATATTATCCGTCCATTATTTGATCATTACGATTTGGGATAAGCAGATTCTTTGGGTGATCATGCTAATCATGATCATCAACGCATTCGTGGTGGTCCTTGTCCATTACAAGGTAAAAGAAGAAATCATTTTCCATAAGGTATTAAAGGGTTTTTGGAGAGTGAACTTCGCCTTCTTTTTTGTAGCTTACCTTCTATTATTCTCCATCGGAATAATTACAAGTATTACGAAGATATTGACTACATAA
- the bshC gene encoding bacillithiol biosynthesis cysteine-adding enzyme BshC has product MEMKDLALPSLNRFASDYLQNRLETEDYFHYDLSKPDIYPNRYNELINRSFLRDELSDYIKQYMSRFSISEAVKGNIERLRRDDSVVVIGGQQAGLLSGPLYTIHKVISIIKLAEEQEKELGQPVIPVFWIAGEDHDLAEVNHVYVMKNGKPDKKTYPSYQPYKTMVSDVELETDKAEKWLEEIIETYGETAFTNKLLIDMKETIKQSNTFVDFFARLIHEWFKEYGLLLVDAGDPELRRIEKSYFESMVNESGRIAEVVEEQQSFMHAKGYAKMIEMDNRAANLFYYDPEKKDRCLLERVEGGFSGKNGEVSFTGEELLQIAKNHPERLSNNVITRPLMQEMLFPVLAFVSGPGEIAYWAELKKAFELFSMKMPPIIPRLNITLVERSIHSDLEEMELSLETVLTEGTANAVKSYLDSVKDETIDTLFGTLKSQLEENHEKLFDHAVSLDRGLEPMLNKNIEFIQKQLNFMYGKIGDRTKERHSFILKKYERIANSLYPLGSPQERIWNVFYYLNQYGPEFVRDMMKLEYRFNNQHKLIFI; this is encoded by the coding sequence ATGGAGATGAAAGATCTCGCGTTACCATCTTTAAACCGTTTTGCATCGGACTATTTACAAAACCGTCTTGAAACGGAGGATTATTTTCACTATGACTTGTCTAAGCCTGACATTTATCCCAATAGATATAATGAATTGATAAACCGCTCTTTTTTACGTGATGAATTGTCGGATTACATAAAACAATACATGTCTCGTTTTTCAATCAGTGAGGCAGTTAAGGGGAATATTGAAAGGTTGCGCAGGGATGATTCCGTGGTGGTGATTGGAGGACAGCAGGCTGGGTTATTATCAGGGCCGCTGTATACCATTCATAAAGTGATTTCTATCATTAAGCTTGCGGAAGAACAGGAAAAAGAACTGGGGCAGCCAGTCATTCCAGTTTTTTGGATAGCTGGAGAAGATCATGATTTGGCTGAAGTCAATCATGTTTATGTTATGAAAAACGGTAAACCCGATAAAAAAACCTATCCTTCCTATCAGCCGTATAAAACAATGGTTTCTGATGTAGAGCTGGAAACGGATAAGGCTGAGAAGTGGCTTGAGGAAATCATTGAAACTTATGGAGAAACGGCCTTTACGAATAAACTCCTGATTGATATGAAGGAAACCATTAAGCAATCGAATACTTTCGTTGATTTCTTCGCCAGACTGATTCATGAATGGTTCAAAGAATATGGCCTTTTACTAGTCGATGCCGGAGATCCGGAATTAAGGCGAATTGAGAAGTCATACTTTGAATCGATGGTCAATGAAAGTGGACGAATTGCTGAGGTGGTCGAGGAACAGCAATCATTCATGCATGCGAAGGGGTATGCAAAAATGATTGAAATGGATAATCGGGCAGCTAATTTATTCTATTATGATCCAGAAAAAAAAGATCGATGTTTACTCGAACGTGTAGAAGGCGGTTTCAGCGGAAAAAACGGTGAGGTATCATTCACCGGGGAGGAACTCTTGCAGATAGCCAAGAATCATCCAGAACGATTAAGCAACAATGTCATTACACGCCCGCTCATGCAGGAAATGCTTTTCCCTGTATTGGCTTTCGTTTCTGGACCAGGGGAAATAGCTTATTGGGCAGAATTAAAAAAGGCATTTGAGTTGTTTTCCATGAAGATGCCGCCAATCATTCCTAGGTTAAACATCACGCTGGTAGAGCGCAGTATCCATAGCGACCTTGAAGAAATGGAACTCAGTTTGGAAACTGTTCTGACTGAAGGAACCGCTAATGCTGTAAAAAGTTACCTTGATTCGGTGAAAGATGAGACGATTGACACCCTGTTCGGGACTCTGAAATCACAGCTTGAAGAGAACCATGAAAAGCTATTTGACCACGCTGTCTCTTTAGATAGAGGACTTGAGCCGATGTTGAACAAAAACATTGAATTCATTCAAAAGCAATTGAATTTCATGTATGGCAAAATCGGTGACCGGACAAAGGAACGGCATTCGTTCATATTGAAAAAATATGAACGGATCGCAAATTCACTGTACCCTCTTGGATCACCCCAGGAGAGGATTTGGAATGTGTTTTATTACTTGAATCAATACGGGCCAGAGTTCGTACGGGATATGATGAAACTGGAATACCGGTTCAATAATCAACATAAATTGATTTTCATATAG
- the mraZ gene encoding division/cell wall cluster transcriptional repressor MraZ, whose product MFMGEYHHNIDIKGRLIVPVKFRENLGEQFVLTRGLDQCLFGYPMEEWKLLEEKLKALPLTKKDARAFTRFFFSAATECEIDKQGRINIPTPLTSYGQLEKECVILGVTNRIEIWSKSLWENYFSASEDSFAEIAENMIGFDI is encoded by the coding sequence ATGTTCATGGGAGAGTACCATCATAACATCGATATAAAGGGCCGTTTGATTGTCCCAGTGAAATTCAGGGAAAATCTCGGGGAGCAATTTGTCCTTACCCGCGGACTCGATCAATGTTTATTTGGTTACCCTATGGAAGAGTGGAAGCTGCTTGAAGAAAAGCTGAAAGCCCTACCTTTAACAAAAAAAGATGCCCGAGCCTTTACCCGTTTTTTCTTTTCTGCAGCTACAGAGTGCGAAATTGATAAACAAGGGCGAATTAATATCCCCACGCCGCTTACTTCATATGGCCAATTGGAAAAAGAATGTGTAATTCTTGGTGTTACCAATCGTATTGAGATTTGGAGCAAATCCCTTTGGGAAAACTATTTTTCAGCTTCTGAGGATTCTTTCGCTGAGATAGCAGAAAATATGATTGGCTTTGATATTTAA
- the rsmH gene encoding 16S rRNA (cytosine(1402)-N(4))-methyltransferase RsmH yields MFQHTTVLLKETVDGLNIKPDGIYVDCTLGGAGHSEYLLSQLSDKGRLYAFDQDETAIRNAKEKLESYGERIVLVPNNFKYLKEELNARGIEKVDGILYDLGVSSPQLDTPERGFSYNHDAPLDMRMDQSAAISAYDVVNTWSFHDLLRIFFQYGEEKFSKQIARKIEAAREIKPIETTFELVELIKDGIPAPARRKGGHPAKRVFQAIRIAVNDELGVFEDSLEQAISLLDKEGRISVITFHSLEDRICKTVFKKASSMPDLPPGLPVIPDEFKPTMKIITRKPILPSEEELEGNNRSRSAKLRIAEKQ; encoded by the coding sequence ATGTTTCAACATACAACAGTGTTATTAAAAGAGACGGTTGATGGATTGAACATCAAACCTGATGGAATTTATGTGGATTGTACTTTAGGAGGAGCCGGTCACAGCGAATACTTACTTTCACAGCTCTCTGACAAGGGTAGGCTTTATGCTTTTGATCAGGACGAAACGGCGATTCGGAATGCTAAGGAAAAATTGGAAAGCTATGGCGAACGTATTGTTCTTGTTCCTAATAATTTTAAATACTTAAAAGAAGAGTTGAATGCCCGGGGAATCGAGAAAGTGGACGGGATCCTTTATGATTTAGGTGTGTCATCCCCACAATTGGATACACCAGAGCGTGGTTTCAGCTATAACCATGATGCACCTTTGGATATGAGGATGGACCAAAGTGCTGCAATTTCTGCCTATGATGTCGTGAATACTTGGTCATTCCATGATTTGCTGAGAATTTTCTTCCAATATGGCGAAGAAAAGTTTTCGAAACAAATTGCCAGGAAAATTGAAGCGGCACGTGAAATAAAACCGATTGAAACGACATTCGAGCTTGTGGAGTTAATTAAGGATGGAATACCGGCCCCGGCAAGACGTAAAGGCGGACACCCTGCGAAACGAGTGTTCCAAGCAATAAGAATCGCTGTGAATGACGAACTTGGTGTCTTTGAAGATTCCTTGGAGCAAGCCATATCGCTTTTGGATAAAGAAGGAAGAATATCTGTCATTACATTCCATTCATTAGAAGATAGAATTTGTAAAACGGTATTTAAAAAAGCCAGTAGCATGCCGGACCTTCCGCCTGGACTTCCAGTTATCCCGGATGAATTCAAACCAACTATGAAAATAATTACGAGAAAACCGATTTTACCTTCTGAAGAAGAATTGGAAGGGAATAATCGTTCCCGGTCGGCTAAGTTAAGAATCGCCGAAAAGCAATAA
- the ftsL gene encoding cell division protein FtsL produces the protein MSSIAKKIQEQQYEDQQQQQTHQTVVIRKAKISIGEVFLLCALAIMVTFMGVKIVSNQAAIYETNKEIQLVETSIEKQGKVNEDLKVQVAELSTYERIWKKAAALGFKLNENNVKGVQ, from the coding sequence ATGAGTTCCATAGCCAAAAAAATACAAGAACAGCAATATGAAGACCAACAGCAGCAACAGACGCATCAAACAGTGGTCATCCGTAAAGCGAAGATATCCATTGGTGAAGTTTTCTTACTATGTGCCCTTGCTATCATGGTTACCTTTATGGGAGTGAAAATAGTCTCTAATCAAGCGGCCATCTATGAAACGAATAAAGAAATCCAGCTAGTGGAAACGTCGATTGAAAAACAGGGTAAAGTGAATGAAGATTTGAAAGTACAGGTTGCTGAACTTAGTACATACGAAAGAATTTGGAAAAAAGCTGCAGCGCTAGGCTTCAAGTTAAATGAGAATAATGTGAAGGGTGTGCAGTGA